The Polyangium aurulentum genomic interval CGGCGCGGATCGAGGCGCGGCAGTCCTCGGGCAGCATCGTGATGCCCGCGTCCGCGCGCGCGTAGAGCGTGCTCGCGTGGCGCAGGAGCCGCTCGATCACCCCGCCGAGCGCCTCGGTGAACCGCGGCCTCGCGACCAGCGCGGTCGGGTCGATGCCGGCCTCGGCGAGCCAGTCGATCGGCAGGTAGATCCGCCCGTTGCGCGCGTCCTCGCCCACGTCGCGCGCGATGTTCGTGAGCTGCATGGCGACCCCGAGATCGCAGGCGCGCGCGAGCGCATCCCGATCGCGCACGCCCATCAGGACCGACATGAGCACGCCCACCGTCGACGCCACGCGCGCCGCGTAGCCGTGCAGCTCGGAGAGCGTCTCGTAGCGCCGGCCCTCGGCGTCCCACGCAAACCCCTCGATCAGCGCCTCCACCACGCCGCGCGGCAGATCCTGCGCGCGCGCGACGTCGGAGAAGGCGCGGTCGACGGGCGAGTCGTGCGGCCGCCCCTCGAACGCGGCGGCGAGCCGGGCCCTGAGCGCGTCGATGGCCCCTGGATCGCTCGCGTTGTCGACGGCGTCGTCCGCCATGCGGCAGAACGCGTAGATCGGCACCATCGGCTCGCGCACGCGCCGGGGCAACAGCAGCGAGGCCGCGAAGAAGCTCTTCGAGCCGTTGCGCAGGAGGGCGAGGCAGGCGGCGTGATCCTCCGCCGAGGCCGCGTTGCGATCGTCGGTGATGATCGGCGCCCCGAGCATCACCGCGCGCTCAATGGATCTGGGCTGCATCCGGCACCACCCTGTCGAGCACGCGCGCAGACGAAAGCACGCCCGGAAGCCCTGCGCCCGGGTGCGTCCCGGCGCCGACGATGTACAGACCCTCGACCTCCTCGCTCGCGTTGTGCGGGCGGAAGAAGGCGCTCTGCGTGAGGACCGGCTCCATTCCGAAGGCCGCCCCGCGGAACGCCAGCAGCCGATCCTGGAACTCTTGCGGGTGCGTCACGCGCGAGGTGACGATCGCATCGCCGAGCCCGGGCATGATCGTGGACGCGAGATACTTCTCGACGCTCTTGCGATAAGGCTCGGCATGCTTCGCCCAATCCGTCCCGCTCGCCAGGTTCGGCACCGGCGACAGCACGTAGAACGCGTCGCACCCGTCGGGCGCGAGCGAGGGGTCCGTCGCGGTCGGGCGGTGCAGATAGAGGCTGAAATCGTCGGCGAGCACGTGCCGCTCGAAGATGTCGTCGAGCAGCCCCTTGTATCGCGGCCCGAGAAGAATCGTGTGGTGTGCGACGTTCTCGTACTTTCGTTTGGTGCCGAAGTACCAGACGAACAGGCCCATTGAGTAGCGCTGTTTTTCCAGGCGCTCGTTCGTCCAGCGCTTGCGCACCGACTCGTCGACGAGCCAGCGGTAGGTCCAGGCGGAGTCGGCGTTCGACACGACCACGTCGGCGTCGATCCGCTCGCCGTTCACGAGCTCGACCCCGCGGGCTTTGCGGCCGTTCAGCACGATCCGCTTGACCTCCGCGTTGCATCGCACCTGCCCCCCTTGCCCCTCGATGAGCTTCACGAGCCCCTTCACGAGCGCGCCCGTGCCGCCGATGGGGAAGTGTACGCCCCATTTGCGCTCGAGGAAGGCGATCAGCGTGTAGATCGACGTGGTCGAGAAGGGATTCCCGCCGACGAGGAGCGGGTGGAAGCTCATCACCTGGCGCAGCCGCTCGTCGCTCACGTGCTTGGCGACCAGCCCGTACACCGTCCGGTAGCTCTCGAGCTTGACCATCTCGGGCACGATCTTCGCCATGTCGAACCACGAGCCGAACGGCACGTGCGCGAGCTCCTCGAAGCCCACGCGGAAAATCGACTCGCTTGTCTTGACGAACCGCTCGTAGCCCTCGACATCCCCCGGCGCGAGCTTTCCGACCTCGCGCCGCATGGCGTCTGCGTCGCCCGTGTAGTCGAACAGCGTCCCGTCATGAAAACGGATCCGGTAAAACGGCGTCACCGGCCGCATGTCGATGTCATCGCTCATGCGCCGCCCGGCGAGCGTCCACAGCTCCTCGAGCAGAAACGGCGCCGTGATGACCGTGGGCCCGGCGTCGAAGACGAAGCCGTCCTGACGGTGAACGTACGCCCTCCCGCCGGGCGCATCGAGCTTCTCGACTACAGTGACCCTGTAACCGCGAGCGCCCAGGCGCACCGCAGCAGCCAGGCCGCCGAAACCACTGCCGATGACCACCGCGTGAGGCTTGGGGGTTGAAGCGTGCATGGCGCGAGTATAAGGTCTGTACTAAGTTTGACAAAGGTTTTAAGATGCCCCCGGTGATGATGACCGAGGGGACTCCGGCGATGGCGGCCCGGCGGGCGACCTCCCCAAGGGCTGATCGGAAAGAGCGAACGCGTTGAGCCTCTATCGAATCCGCACCGTTTCCGAACTGACTGGCGTGAGCTCCGCGACCCTGCGCGCGTGGGAGCGCCGGTACGGTATCCCGTCGCCATCGCGCACGCCGTCGGCCTACCGGCTCTACAGCGACGACGACGTCGCGCTCATCATGAAGATGCGCGACCTCGTGAAGGGCGGCATGGCCCCGGCCGAGGCAGGCAAGCACCTGCTCACCGAGCCGAAGGACGGGGTCAGCCAACCCGCGGCGAACGGCGTGCACCTCGAGAACGATCCGTACACCGCCGCCTGCGACCGCATCGTCGAGGCCACGCGCCGCTTCGACCCCGACACGCTCGAGGACGAGGTCAGCAAGACGCTCACGCTCGGCCCTGCCGTGTCCATCTTCGAGCGCACGATCGGCCCGGCGCTCACGCGGATCGGCGACATGTGGCACGCGGGCGCCATCACGGTCGCGCAGGAGCACCTCGCGTCGAACGTGCTCGGAGGCACGCTGATCCACCTCTTGCGCCTCGCGCAGCCCGCGGACGCCACGCGCCGCATCGCGCTCGCGTGCTTCGCGGACGAGGATCACGTGCTCGGCCTGTACGGCGTCGGCCTGCGCTTCACGTCCTGGGGCTACCGCACGCTGATGCTCGGCGCGCGCACGCCTCCCCCGGCCATCGCGCGCGTGGTCGACTCGCTCGCGCCCGACGTGGTCGGCCTGAGCGTGAGCATCCCGCCGCCTCCTCCGCGCGCCCGCGAGCTGGTCGACGCGTACGCCGACGCCTGCCGCACGACGGCGTGGGTCGTCGGCGGCGAAGGGGCCGAGGGGATGCGCGCGTGGATCGAGGACCGCGGCGGCATCTGCGTCGGCAAGGACCTCGCCGCCTCGCGGCAGACCATCGAGCGCCTCGTGGCGAGCAAGCGCAGGCGACCGGCG includes:
- a CDS encoding phytoene/squalene synthase family protein; this encodes MQPRSIERAVMLGAPIITDDRNAASAEDHAACLALLRNGSKSFFAASLLLPRRVREPMVPIYAFCRMADDAVDNASDPGAIDALRARLAAAFEGRPHDSPVDRAFSDVARAQDLPRGVVEALIEGFAWDAEGRRYETLSELHGYAARVASTVGVLMSVLMGVRDRDALARACDLGVAMQLTNIARDVGEDARNGRIYLPIDWLAEAGIDPTALVARPRFTEALGGVIERLLRHASTLYARADAGITMLPEDCRASIRAASLIYADIGRVVERAGFDSVSRRAVVPLRRKLWLLVRALVSPTPPAPALPAPRSKGASSPPPLEEVRFLVDAASTRRARETGASP
- a CDS encoding phytoene desaturase, yielding MHASTPKPHAVVIGSGFGGLAAAVRLGARGYRVTVVEKLDAPGGRAYVHRQDGFVFDAGPTVITAPFLLEELWTLAGRRMSDDIDMRPVTPFYRIRFHDGTLFDYTGDADAMRREVGKLAPGDVEGYERFVKTSESIFRVGFEELAHVPFGSWFDMAKIVPEMVKLESYRTVYGLVAKHVSDERLRQVMSFHPLLVGGNPFSTTSIYTLIAFLERKWGVHFPIGGTGALVKGLVKLIEGQGGQVRCNAEVKRIVLNGRKARGVELVNGERIDADVVVSNADSAWTYRWLVDESVRKRWTNERLEKQRYSMGLFVWYFGTKRKYENVAHHTILLGPRYKGLLDDIFERHVLADDFSLYLHRPTATDPSLAPDGCDAFYVLSPVPNLASGTDWAKHAEPYRKSVEKYLASTIMPGLGDAIVTSRVTHPQEFQDRLLAFRGAAFGMEPVLTQSAFFRPHNASEEVEGLYIVGAGTHPGAGLPGVLSSARVLDRVVPDAAQIH
- a CDS encoding B12-binding domain-containing protein — encoded protein: MSSATLRAWERRYGIPSPSRTPSAYRLYSDDDVALIMKMRDLVKGGMAPAEAGKHLLTEPKDGVSQPAANGVHLENDPYTAACDRIVEATRRFDPDTLEDEVSKTLTLGPAVSIFERTIGPALTRIGDMWHAGAITVAQEHLASNVLGGTLIHLLRLAQPADATRRIALACFADEDHVLGLYGVGLRFTSWGYRTLMLGARTPPPAIARVVDSLAPDVVGLSVSIPPPPPRARELVDAYADACRTTAWVVGGEGAEGMRAWIEDRGGICVGKDLAASRQTIERLVASKRRRPARKD